Proteins encoded together in one Agromyces sp. 3263 window:
- a CDS encoding GNAT family N-acetyltransferase, protein MRRSLASRYRPRHGGRIEPKRTERAMTTQLSVRYVSADDALAKPLLADLEREYDGRYGEFFGERASAELNRYPASDFAPPYGAFLVILEDGEPVAGGAFKRYDDRTAELKRVWTHPDHRGRGLGRRVVAELEAAARHRGYTAVTLTTGPRQPEAVALYLASGYTPRFDPSLPAEQIGIHAFDKSLVTEGVRA, encoded by the coding sequence CTGCGGCGCTCCCTAGCTTCGAGATACCGGCCCCGTCACGGCGGCCGGATCGAACCGAAGAGGACGGAGCGAGCGATGACCACCCAGTTGAGCGTGCGGTACGTGAGCGCGGACGACGCGTTGGCGAAGCCCCTGCTCGCCGACCTCGAGCGGGAGTACGACGGCCGCTACGGCGAGTTCTTCGGCGAGCGTGCCAGCGCCGAGCTGAACCGCTACCCGGCGTCGGACTTCGCACCGCCGTACGGCGCATTCCTCGTGATCCTCGAGGACGGCGAGCCCGTCGCCGGCGGCGCGTTCAAGCGCTACGACGACCGGACCGCCGAGCTCAAGCGGGTCTGGACCCACCCCGACCACCGCGGCCGCGGCCTCGGCCGGCGGGTCGTCGCCGAGCTCGAGGCCGCCGCGAGGCACCGCGGCTACACGGCCGTCACGCTCACGACCGGTCCCCGGCAGCCCGAGGCGGTGGCGCTCTACCTGGCGAGCGGCTACACGCCGAGGTTCGACCCGTCCCTGCCAGCCGAGCAGATCGGCATCCACGCGTTCGACAAGTCGCTCGTCACCGAAGGAGTCCGCGCATGA
- a CDS encoding GNAT family N-acetyltransferase: MIDRRPLAESRTDAVELERVDWHDPRAVALRAAMDDEIGPRYAGDVAGFDPDARAAVSRALAIDPDDLVATLMATVDGVPAGHAALRRLGDEWELKRVVTLPEFRGRGVSRALITEIERLVVEQGGTRLILQTGHRQPEAVRLYEWLGYRPIPVYPPYDAISFSHCYARDLV; this comes from the coding sequence ATGATCGACCGCCGCCCCCTCGCCGAGTCCCGCACCGATGCCGTCGAGCTCGAGCGCGTCGACTGGCACGACCCGCGGGCGGTCGCCCTTCGTGCCGCCATGGACGACGAGATCGGCCCGCGCTACGCCGGCGATGTCGCCGGATTCGATCCCGACGCGCGCGCCGCCGTCTCGAGGGCGCTGGCCATCGATCCCGACGACCTCGTCGCGACGCTCATGGCCACGGTCGACGGTGTGCCGGCGGGGCACGCGGCGCTTCGGAGACTCGGCGACGAGTGGGAGCTGAAGCGCGTGGTGACCCTGCCCGAGTTCCGCGGGCGGGGCGTCTCGCGAGCCCTCATCACCGAGATCGAGCGCCTCGTCGTCGAGCAGGGCGGCACCCGGCTCATCCTGCAGACGGGCCACCGCCAGCCCGAGGCCGTGCGCCTCTACGAGTGGCTCGGCTACCGCCCCATCCCGGTCTACCCGCCCTACGACGCGATCAGCTTCTCGCACTGCTACGCCCGCGACCTCGTCTGA
- a CDS encoding FAD-dependent oxidoreductase — translation MTALDTEIVVIGGGAMGSSAAWNLARRGRQVTLLERFAPGHRHGASHGASRNFNLAYAEPTHVAMLLESQLAWRELEAETGTPVLDQVGLVDHGHNPGHDEVRAALTAVGIPNELLPPDEAQRRWGGIRFTTTALHLPTAGRLDADAAVRALQAAAAARGADVRHETPARGIRVLDDDRVQVETDRGTITARRAVVAVGGWTSKLLGGLVDLPRLVVTQEQPAHFAMRDDTITWPGFNHHPGPGDEWWYSGTYGMLTPGEGVKAGWHGVGPVVDPDLRDYEAEPVQFAALRRYAREWLPGVDAEVAAPISCTYTTTPDSTFVLDASGPVAVGAGFSGHGFKFTPAVGRVLADLADGRPAPGVFRLGRFAAT, via the coding sequence GTGACCGCACTCGACACCGAGATCGTCGTCATCGGCGGGGGAGCGATGGGCTCCTCCGCGGCGTGGAACCTCGCGCGACGCGGCCGGCAGGTCACCCTCCTCGAGCGCTTCGCCCCCGGCCACCGGCACGGGGCGTCGCACGGCGCCTCGCGCAACTTCAACCTCGCCTACGCCGAGCCCACTCACGTCGCCATGCTCCTCGAATCGCAGCTGGCGTGGCGCGAGCTCGAGGCCGAGACGGGCACGCCGGTCCTCGATCAGGTCGGCCTCGTCGACCATGGCCACAACCCCGGCCACGACGAGGTGCGCGCCGCGCTCACCGCCGTCGGCATCCCCAACGAACTCCTCCCGCCCGATGAGGCGCAGCGCCGCTGGGGCGGCATCCGCTTCACGACGACGGCGCTGCACCTGCCGACGGCGGGGCGCCTCGACGCGGATGCCGCGGTACGGGCGTTGCAGGCGGCTGCGGCCGCGCGCGGCGCCGACGTGCGCCACGAGACGCCCGCCCGCGGCATCCGCGTGCTCGACGACGACCGCGTGCAGGTCGAGACCGATCGCGGAACGATCACCGCCCGCCGGGCCGTGGTGGCCGTCGGCGGCTGGACCTCGAAGCTGCTCGGGGGCCTCGTCGACCTGCCGCGGCTCGTCGTCACCCAGGAGCAGCCGGCACACTTCGCCATGCGCGACGACACGATCACGTGGCCCGGCTTCAACCACCACCCGGGTCCCGGTGACGAGTGGTGGTACTCGGGCACCTACGGCATGCTCACGCCCGGCGAGGGCGTGAAGGCCGGATGGCACGGCGTCGGCCCGGTCGTCGATCCCGACCTGCGCGACTACGAAGCCGAGCCGGTGCAGTTCGCGGCGCTGCGTCGCTACGCCCGCGAATGGCTGCCCGGCGTCGACGCCGAGGTCGCCGCGCCGATCAGCTGCACCTACACGACGACGCCCGATTCGACGTTCGTGCTCGACGCGTCGGGCCCAGTCGCCGTCGGCGCGGGCTTCTCGGGGCACGGATTCAAGTTCACTCCCGCGGTCGGCCGCGTCCTCGCCGACCTCGCCGATGGGCGCCCGGCGCCGGGTGTCTTCCGCCTCGGCCGCTTCGCCGCCACCTGA
- a CDS encoding GNAT family N-acetyltransferase has protein sequence MSESQQPHGAASDPTDGLAVRLVRPDEYDEVAALSLRAYELEYEISAEYRASILAVAERAAEHEVWVAADAASGALLGAVATPRPGRTISPLARPGELDFRLLAVDPSARGRGVGARLTRHVIELARQRRLDRVVMNSGPQMVGAHALYAKLGFTRLHDREREIVDGGRRFRLLAFTIDVDAADEAPSHDDELGIAS, from the coding sequence ATGAGCGAGAGCCAGCAGCCGCACGGTGCGGCGTCCGACCCGACCGATGGGCTCGCCGTGCGCCTCGTGCGGCCCGACGAGTACGACGAGGTCGCCGCCCTGTCACTGCGAGCGTACGAGCTCGAGTACGAGATCTCGGCCGAGTACCGCGCCTCGATCCTCGCCGTCGCCGAGCGCGCCGCGGAGCACGAGGTGTGGGTCGCCGCGGATGCCGCGTCGGGCGCGCTGCTCGGCGCCGTGGCCACGCCCCGGCCCGGCCGCACGATCTCGCCGCTCGCGCGACCCGGCGAGCTCGACTTCCGGCTCCTCGCCGTCGACCCGTCGGCGCGCGGACGGGGCGTGGGGGCGCGGCTCACCCGGCACGTGATCGAGTTGGCGAGGCAGCGCCGACTCGACCGGGTGGTCATGAACAGCGGCCCGCAGATGGTCGGCGCGCACGCGCTCTACGCGAAGCTCGGCTTCACCCGGCTGCACGACCGCGAGCGCGAGATCGTCGACGGCGGCCGCCGGTTCCGGCTGCTCGCATTCACGATCGACGTGGATGCCGCGGACGAGGCCCCGAGTCACGACGACGAGCTCGGCATCGCCTCGTGA
- a CDS encoding LLM class flavin-dependent oxidoreductase, translated as MRFQILDIVPYVQNPVTGRLVSPAERLDQTVEFARRAERLGFDAFAVGERHAGRFLSSSPTVLLGAIAAVTSTIRLQTGVTVLSVLDPVRVAEDYATIDQLSRGRLELTIGKGNEAAQFPLFGLEIDDQWELLADRYALLRRLWRETDVDWEATPYTRAQRGTTTLPRPYAGAPRVWHGSATTLASAALAARWGDPLFSANAIQPLRNYAVLVQHYRDERARHGHDPRFAYVGAGAGALFIADTTQQARELYGPVYEALVAATNVPGNNSPFRDIDHAIAEGPALVGSPQQVIDKIGRFHEALGHDLQSISLPTTLPVEQQVDLVERFAAEVAPVARREFPSTLWGPGDPYALRPAVSGGVEADAAAAVESATAPHDRLSAASGATR; from the coding sequence ATGCGCTTCCAGATCCTCGACATCGTCCCCTACGTGCAGAACCCGGTCACCGGGCGGCTCGTCAGCCCGGCCGAGCGGCTCGACCAGACCGTCGAGTTCGCCCGCCGGGCCGAGCGGCTCGGCTTCGACGCCTTCGCGGTGGGCGAGCGGCACGCGGGGCGATTCCTCTCGTCGTCGCCGACCGTGCTGCTCGGCGCCATCGCCGCGGTCACCTCGACGATCCGCCTGCAGACGGGGGTGACCGTGCTGTCGGTGCTCGACCCCGTGCGCGTGGCCGAGGACTATGCCACCATCGACCAGCTCTCGCGCGGCCGGCTCGAGCTCACGATCGGCAAGGGCAACGAGGCGGCGCAGTTCCCCCTGTTCGGTCTGGAGATCGACGACCAGTGGGAGCTGCTCGCCGACCGCTACGCCCTGCTCCGCAGGCTCTGGCGGGAGACCGACGTCGACTGGGAGGCCACGCCGTACACGCGCGCACAGCGGGGCACCACGACGCTGCCGCGCCCGTACGCCGGCGCGCCGCGGGTGTGGCACGGATCGGCGACCACGCTCGCCTCGGCGGCGCTCGCGGCGCGCTGGGGCGACCCGCTGTTCAGCGCGAACGCGATCCAGCCGCTCCGCAACTACGCGGTGCTCGTGCAGCACTACCGCGACGAGCGCGCACGCCACGGGCACGACCCGCGGTTCGCCTACGTGGGGGCCGGCGCCGGAGCGTTGTTCATCGCCGACACCACCCAGCAGGCCAGGGAGCTGTACGGCCCGGTCTACGAGGCGCTCGTCGCCGCGACGAACGTGCCGGGCAACAACTCCCCATTCCGCGACATCGACCACGCCATCGCCGAGGGGCCCGCGCTCGTCGGCAGCCCGCAGCAGGTCATCGACAAGATCGGCCGCTTCCACGAGGCGCTCGGGCACGACCTGCAGTCGATCAGCCTGCCCACCACCCTGCCGGTCGAGCAGCAGGTCGACCTCGTCGAGCGCTTCGCCGCCGAGGTCGCCCCGGTCGCTCGCCGGGAGTTCCCGAGCACGCTCTGGGGACCGGGCGATCCCTATGCCCTGCGTCCTGCGGTCAGCGGCGGGGTCGAGGCGGACGCCGCGGCGGCCGTGGAGTCGGCGACCGCGCCGCACGACCGCCTGTCCGCGGCATCCGGGGCGACCCGGTGA
- a CDS encoding DUF1684 domain-containing protein, whose protein sequence is MTITDAAATTDAATTDTATLDRAAFAREWEQWHRDHEARRADPHGFLAVTAIHWLDETPQHIDDVPGTWSTDAAGPVVELAPGESLEVADGTRLEGRHAFGPIAERGGVVVRSGELAIEVARRGGRDIVRPRDPKHPYLARFTGTPTYLPNPRWIARGRLIPAATPREVTVGSAAEGLQHVYEVPGEVEFELRGETFRLTAFNGHAPGTLQVLFTDATSGLTTYAANRSLEIEAPDADGSVVLDFNRAVNLPCAYTDHATCPLPPAGNRLPIGIEAGEKTPVERNVA, encoded by the coding sequence ATGACGATCACCGATGCAGCCGCCACCACCGACGCCGCCACCACCGACACCGCCACCTTGGACCGTGCCGCCTTCGCCCGCGAGTGGGAGCAGTGGCACCGCGACCACGAGGCCCGCCGCGCCGACCCGCACGGCTTCCTGGCCGTGACCGCGATCCACTGGCTCGACGAGACGCCGCAGCACATCGACGACGTGCCGGGCACCTGGTCCACGGATGCCGCGGGGCCGGTCGTCGAGCTCGCCCCGGGTGAGTCGCTCGAGGTGGCCGACGGCACCCGCCTCGAGGGTCGCCACGCCTTCGGCCCCATCGCCGAGCGCGGCGGCGTCGTGGTGCGCTCGGGCGAGCTCGCGATCGAGGTCGCCCGCCGCGGCGGCCGTGACATCGTGCGTCCCCGCGACCCGAAGCACCCCTACCTCGCCCGCTTCACGGGCACGCCCACCTACCTGCCCAACCCGCGTTGGATCGCGCGCGGCCGGCTCATTCCCGCCGCAACGCCGCGCGAGGTCACCGTCGGTTCGGCCGCCGAGGGCCTGCAGCACGTCTACGAGGTGCCGGGCGAGGTCGAGTTCGAGCTGCGCGGCGAGACCTTCCGGCTCACGGCGTTCAACGGCCATGCGCCCGGCACGCTGCAGGTGCTCTTCACGGATGCCACGAGCGGGCTCACGACCTACGCGGCGAACCGCTCGCTCGAGATCGAGGCTCCCGACGCCGACGGCTCGGTCGTGCTCGACTTCAACCGGGCGGTGAACCTGCCCTGCGCGTACACCGACCACGCCACCTGCCCGCTGCCGCCCGCCGGGAACCGGCTGCCGATCGGCATCGAGGCGGGGGAGAAGACGCCCGTCGAGCGCAACGTCGCCTGA
- a CDS encoding aminotransferase class I/II-fold pyridoxal phosphate-dependent enzyme, which yields MSEPDAHDHFADAALAHEGFATQQVHAGEHADAAFGARIMPIYLSAGFRFDDFAHARERFAGDDGGYVYTRAGNPSNAALERRLAAIERGRDAIVLASGQAALTVAVLGIAQAGDHVLSAQTVYSGTRSLFTQGFGRFGIEVEFVDDPADLDEWRRRIRPNTRAIYAESIANPTGEVIDLRGVAGVAQAAGVPFLVDNTLATPYLVRPIEHGADLVVHSASKFLSGHGAALGGVIVDAGTFDWSARPDAFPHLHLPDTGLQGRSYLGAHGDGAYTAYLRGVTAALFGPVLSPFNAFLIQQGVETLSLRVQRQSSTAAAIAAWLEEQPEVLVVNYPGLRSSPSFELAQRYLPRGQGAVLSFVLAGGEASVAPFYDAVELFSRMSHIGDTRSLILHPATTTHAHLDAGTRAKGRISSGLLRLSIGLEEPEDLVRDLERGFAALRAVAASVTASPATATAGATASVTASPVRASTVSDLATDAASRAVLEGSAR from the coding sequence ATGTCTGAGCCCGATGCGCACGACCACTTCGCCGACGCGGCCCTCGCCCACGAGGGCTTCGCCACCCAGCAGGTGCACGCCGGCGAGCACGCCGACGCAGCCTTCGGCGCGCGCATCATGCCGATCTACCTGAGCGCCGGATTCCGCTTCGACGATTTCGCGCATGCGCGAGAGCGCTTCGCCGGCGACGACGGCGGCTATGTCTACACGCGGGCGGGCAACCCCTCGAACGCCGCCCTCGAACGGCGGCTCGCCGCGATCGAGCGCGGGCGCGACGCGATCGTCCTCGCGAGCGGGCAGGCGGCGCTGACCGTGGCCGTGCTCGGCATCGCGCAGGCCGGCGACCACGTGCTGTCGGCGCAGACCGTCTACTCGGGCACCCGCAGCCTCTTCACCCAGGGATTCGGCCGGTTCGGCATCGAGGTCGAGTTCGTCGACGACCCGGCCGACCTCGACGAGTGGCGCCGCCGCATCCGCCCGAACACGCGGGCGATCTACGCCGAGTCGATCGCGAACCCCACCGGCGAGGTCATCGACCTGCGCGGCGTGGCGGGGGTCGCCCAGGCGGCCGGCGTGCCGTTCCTCGTCGACAACACGCTCGCGACGCCCTACCTCGTGCGGCCCATCGAGCACGGCGCCGACCTCGTGGTGCACTCGGCGAGCAAGTTCCTCTCGGGGCACGGCGCGGCGCTGGGCGGCGTGATCGTCGACGCAGGCACGTTCGACTGGTCGGCGCGTCCTGATGCCTTCCCGCACCTGCACCTGCCCGACACCGGGCTGCAGGGCCGCAGCTACCTCGGCGCGCACGGCGACGGCGCCTACACCGCGTACCTCCGCGGCGTCACGGCCGCGCTGTTCGGGCCGGTGCTCTCGCCGTTCAACGCGTTCCTCATCCAGCAGGGCGTCGAGACGCTCTCGTTGCGCGTGCAGCGCCAGTCGTCCACGGCCGCCGCGATCGCCGCCTGGCTGGAGGAGCAGCCCGAGGTGCTGGTCGTCAACTACCCGGGCCTCCGTTCGAGCCCGTCGTTCGAGCTGGCGCAGCGGTACCTGCCGCGCGGGCAGGGAGCGGTGCTGTCGTTCGTGCTGGCCGGCGGCGAGGCATCCGTCGCGCCCTTCTACGACGCCGTCGAGCTGTTCAGCCGCATGAGCCACATCGGCGACACGAGGTCGCTCATCCTCCACCCCGCGACGACGACGCACGCGCACCTCGACGCCGGCACACGCGCCAAGGGCCGCATCTCGTCGGGGCTGCTGCGACTGTCGATCGGGCTCGAAGAGCCGGAGGACCTCGTGCGGGACCTCGAACGCGGGTTCGCGGCGCTGCGCGCCGTCGCGGCATCCGTCACCGCATCGCCCGCGACCGCGACGGCGGGCGCCACGGCATCGGTCACCGCATCGCCCGTCCGTGCATCGACGGTCTCCGACCTCGCGACGGATGCCGCATCCCGCGCCGTGCTCGAAGGGAGCGCACGATGA
- a CDS encoding LLM class flavin-dependent oxidoreductase translates to MTRPQHFGWFFSRGFGPQGWGHPHWDWDYRWTEPKLYQQSVRELEQAGLDLVIIEDGPSIGTPETVELRVRKAYGGPKHDPVALTPYLLAATEHLGIAPTVNAGIWPPYLAARQFASLHHLSGHRVGINVVTDVSSTRHTGTPPVTHDQAYDRASEWLAAVRGLWHSWDDGALVADAATGRFADGSKIRETRFEGEYFDVTGPLNAIPFTEGDPAIVSPGGSPKGLAFAGTHSDVQLAYAPLDLDVVRAYRQKIIDAAVAHGRAANAVKTLFVFKPEIVSSEEEVDRVVRASLDPSDATLAAILEGQSSDLETDLTGLPLDRPLDPGVFGDHVSQGSIKGLLGKTAASFADATLRELLVAKARKGRIADHAGFVGTAEQVADFIEEFGEEADNDGFIFSGDLHPVTVHRYLDELVPILRRRGVLRREYGGGGIQGNLRDF, encoded by the coding sequence ATGACCCGGCCGCAGCACTTCGGATGGTTCTTCTCCCGGGGCTTCGGGCCGCAGGGCTGGGGACACCCGCACTGGGACTGGGACTACCGCTGGACCGAGCCGAAGCTCTACCAGCAGTCGGTGCGCGAGCTCGAGCAGGCGGGCCTCGACCTCGTCATCATCGAGGACGGTCCGTCGATCGGCACGCCCGAGACGGTCGAGCTGCGGGTGCGCAAGGCGTACGGCGGACCGAAGCACGATCCGGTCGCGCTGACGCCCTACCTGCTCGCCGCGACCGAGCACCTCGGCATCGCCCCCACGGTCAACGCGGGGATCTGGCCGCCATACCTCGCGGCCCGGCAGTTCGCGTCGCTGCACCACCTGAGCGGGCACCGCGTCGGGATCAACGTGGTGACGGATGTCTCGAGCACGCGCCACACGGGCACGCCGCCCGTGACGCACGACCAGGCGTACGACCGCGCGAGCGAGTGGCTCGCCGCGGTGCGCGGCCTCTGGCACAGCTGGGATGACGGCGCCCTCGTGGCGGATGCCGCGACCGGCCGCTTCGCCGACGGCTCGAAGATCCGCGAGACCCGCTTCGAGGGCGAGTACTTCGACGTGACCGGACCGCTCAACGCCATCCCGTTCACCGAGGGCGACCCGGCGATCGTCTCCCCCGGCGGCTCCCCCAAGGGACTCGCGTTCGCCGGCACCCACTCGGACGTGCAGCTCGCGTACGCGCCGCTCGACCTCGACGTCGTGCGCGCCTACCGGCAGAAGATCATCGACGCGGCCGTCGCGCACGGGCGCGCGGCGAACGCCGTGAAGACCCTGTTCGTGTTCAAGCCCGAGATCGTGTCGAGCGAGGAGGAGGTCGACCGGGTGGTGCGCGCGTCCCTCGATCCGTCGGACGCGACGCTCGCCGCGATCCTCGAGGGCCAGTCGAGCGACCTCGAGACCGACCTCACCGGGCTGCCCCTCGACCGCCCCCTCGACCCGGGTGTCTTCGGTGACCACGTGTCGCAGGGCAGCATCAAGGGCCTCCTCGGCAAGACCGCCGCGTCGTTCGCGGATGCCACGCTGCGCGAGCTCCTCGTCGCGAAGGCCCGCAAGGGCCGCATCGCCGACCACGCGGGCTTCGTGGGCACGGCCGAGCAGGTCGCCGACTTCATCGAGGAGTTCGGCGAGGAGGCCGACAACGACGGCTTCATCTTCTCGGGCGACCTGCACCCGGTCACGGTGCACCGGTACCTCGACGAGCTCGTGCCGATCCTGCGCCGGCGCGGCGTGCTGCGCCGGGAGTACGGGGGCGGGGGCATCCAGGGCAACCTGCGCGACTTCTGA